In Alkalihalobacillus sp. TS-13, the following are encoded in one genomic region:
- the msrB gene encoding peptide-methionine (R)-S-oxide reductase MsrB, with the protein MADNNQHLELATFAGGCFWCMVKPFEEMPGIKKVVSGYTGGHTENPTYMEVITNTTGHREAVQITFDPDVFPYEKLLTLYWQQIDPTDPGGQFHDRGESYKTAIYYHNEQQKELAEASKKILEQSGRFSKPIVTDILPASTFYPAESQHQKYYKKNPDHYDRYYKGSGRKGFIEETWVMEKDDDKLRKELNDMQYNVTQKNGTEPPFKNDYWNNEREGIYVDIVSGEPLFSSKDQYDAGCGWPSFTKPLQSTRIKEKKDLSHFMIRTEVRSKFGDSHLGHVFNDGPDENGLRYCINSAALRFIPKEELENEGYGEYRQLFD; encoded by the coding sequence ATGGCAGACAACAATCAACATCTAGAGCTTGCTACCTTCGCTGGTGGTTGCTTCTGGTGTATGGTAAAACCGTTCGAGGAAATGCCAGGCATTAAAAAAGTCGTATCCGGCTATACAGGCGGTCATACAGAGAATCCGACATATATGGAAGTGATTACGAACACAACCGGTCATCGTGAGGCGGTGCAAATCACATTTGACCCCGACGTTTTTCCGTATGAAAAACTCCTTACGCTTTACTGGCAGCAAATCGATCCGACAGATCCTGGAGGCCAATTCCATGATCGCGGGGAGTCATATAAAACGGCTATCTATTATCATAATGAACAACAAAAAGAGCTTGCAGAAGCATCAAAGAAAATCCTGGAGCAAAGCGGACGTTTCTCAAAACCGATAGTGACAGATATTCTTCCGGCTTCAACCTTTTATCCTGCAGAAAGCCAACATCAGAAGTATTACAAAAAGAACCCCGATCATTATGACCGCTATTATAAAGGGTCAGGACGAAAAGGCTTCATCGAGGAAACATGGGTGATGGAAAAGGATGACGACAAGCTCCGAAAAGAATTGAATGATATGCAATACAATGTAACGCAGAAAAATGGAACAGAGCCACCGTTCAAAAATGACTACTGGAATAACGAACGGGAAGGGATTTATGTCGATATCGTATCTGGAGAACCATTATTCAGTTCGAAGGACCAATATGATGCGGGGTGTGGTTGGCCAAGCTTTACAAAACCGCTCCAATCGACACGGATCAAAGAAAAGAAAGATTTAAGCCATTTCATGATCCGGACAGAGGTTCGAAGTAAATTCGGTGACTCCCATTTGGGGCATGTATTCAACGATGGCCCAGATGAAAATGGTTTGAGGTATTGTATCAACTCAGCAGCACTTCGTTTCATCCCAAAAGAAGAACTTGAAAATGAAGGCTATGGCGAATACAGACAATTGTTTGATTAA
- a CDS encoding TetR/AcrR family transcriptional regulator, which produces MAKGFDTKEKAKIRKSLLEEGREAFVQNGLRKTNVASLTSAVGIAQGSFYLFFPSKEGLYFEVIEEEEAKIKKTLQDEFLDQPLTREVFKTFLIRGLTLISDNSIIQQLLQGDDFLRLTKKLSSEKLQQHAENDVFALTPFLEKWGKQGNLNEVRPEILTAILRSFFLMTLHRKEIGTDVFDVTIERLAELYADGLVKEETND; this is translated from the coding sequence TTGGCTAAAGGATTTGATACAAAGGAAAAAGCAAAAATACGAAAATCCTTGCTCGAAGAAGGTCGTGAAGCATTCGTGCAAAACGGCTTACGTAAAACAAACGTCGCCAGCCTCACAAGTGCTGTAGGAATTGCTCAGGGCTCCTTCTACCTCTTCTTCCCTTCCAAAGAAGGGCTTTATTTTGAAGTAATTGAAGAAGAAGAGGCAAAAATCAAAAAAACATTACAGGACGAATTTCTTGACCAGCCTTTGACGAGAGAAGTTTTCAAAACCTTCTTGATCCGTGGATTGACCTTGATCAGTGATAATTCTATAATCCAACAACTATTACAGGGGGACGACTTCCTGCGCCTCACCAAAAAACTCTCCTCTGAAAAATTACAGCAACACGCTGAAAACGATGTATTTGCCCTGACGCCATTCTTGGAGAAGTGGGGAAAGCAAGGGAATCTGAATGAAGTACGACCAGAAATCTTAACCGCCATCTTGCGTTCCTTTTTCTTGATGACCCTTCACAGAAAAGAAATTGGCACAGATGTTTTTGATGTGACAATTGAACGGTTAGCGGAGCTTTATGCAGACGGACTAGTGAAGGAAGAGACAAATGATTGA
- a CDS encoding ABC transporter ATP-binding protein, which produces MIEVHILSYTYPGKHEPAIKNLNFSIPKGEIFGFLGPSGAGKSTTQNVLIGILKDYQGSVQLFGNELHNTNNLLYNSIGVAFERPNFYSKFTASENLAYFSRLYDKPVKEPDKLLARLGLQDVLNTRVSHFSKGMKMRLNLCRALLHEPEILFLDEPTAGLDPVNTKVIKELLLEQKNAGKTIIISTHNMHIAEEICDRVAFIVDGELKLIDSPERLKLQNKKILSIQYQEDDQVRKLELRLKGLEQNEQFLHLLKRDLILSMHTTEPSLEDIFIKVTGRQLQ; this is translated from the coding sequence ATGATTGAGGTACATATTTTGTCGTACACATACCCCGGCAAACATGAACCTGCCATTAAAAATCTGAATTTTTCCATTCCTAAAGGTGAAATATTCGGATTCCTCGGTCCATCTGGTGCTGGAAAAAGCACAACGCAAAACGTTTTGATCGGAATTTTAAAAGATTATCAGGGTTCTGTCCAATTGTTTGGAAATGAGCTCCATAACACAAATAACCTTCTCTACAATTCGATTGGTGTGGCATTTGAAAGACCAAATTTCTATAGTAAATTCACCGCTTCAGAAAATCTGGCCTATTTCAGCAGGCTTTATGACAAACCTGTGAAGGAACCTGACAAACTTCTTGCTAGGCTTGGATTACAAGACGTGCTGAATACGAGGGTCAGTCATTTTTCAAAAGGGATGAAAATGCGGTTGAATCTCTGTCGTGCATTATTGCATGAGCCAGAAATTCTTTTCTTGGATGAACCTACAGCAGGGCTGGACCCGGTTAATACGAAGGTCATCAAAGAACTTCTCCTGGAGCAAAAAAATGCAGGAAAAACGATCATCATCTCCACTCACAACATGCATATCGCTGAAGAAATCTGTGATCGTGTCGCTTTCATCGTAGACGGTGAACTCAAACTTATCGATTCTCCAGAGCGATTGAAGCTGCAAAACAAAAAGATCCTATCGATTCAATATCAGGAGGATGATCAGGTAAGAAAACTTGAACTCCGGCTGAAAGGTTTAGAACAAAACGAGCAGTTCCTTCATTTATTGAAACGTGACCTGATCCTTTCCATGCATACGACGGAACCCTCACTTGAGGATATTTTCATCAAAGTCACAGGGAGGCAGCTCCAATGA
- a CDS encoding ABC transporter permease — translation MRLLTSITFDVRYQFRHGFYAAYALISLIYIFILITIPEQWMDTLFTLIIFSDPSFLGAFFVGGIVLLEKGDHILDNLFVTPYTIREYLLSKSLSLAFLTILSTLIIKCTVLGFRLDWFFLSGVLLTSVFFTLLGVIIGAKVNTLNQYLLLSSVYVTPFALPILLFFEVVDWDWIKIIPSYASLLLIDRQLSIPEALAALSYLCLSIILLLPYAYRCFHHNVVLKRKG, via the coding sequence ATGAGGCTTTTAACCTCTATTACATTTGATGTCCGGTATCAGTTCCGTCATGGTTTTTATGCGGCTTATGCACTCATATCCCTTATCTATATTTTCATTTTGATCACGATTCCAGAACAGTGGATGGATACCCTATTCACACTTATCATCTTTTCCGATCCAAGCTTTCTGGGGGCTTTTTTTGTAGGTGGAATCGTCCTTCTTGAAAAAGGGGATCACATACTGGATAACTTGTTTGTCACCCCATATACGATTCGCGAGTATTTGCTTTCAAAATCTCTGTCCCTTGCATTTTTGACGATTCTCTCAACGCTGATCATCAAATGCACCGTATTGGGGTTCAGGTTGGACTGGTTCTTTTTATCAGGTGTGTTGTTGACGTCTGTGTTTTTCACATTGCTAGGGGTTATAATCGGTGCGAAGGTGAACACATTGAACCAGTATTTACTTTTATCATCTGTATATGTCACTCCTTTCGCTTTGCCCATTCTCCTGTTTTTTGAAGTAGTTGATTGGGATTGGATAAAAATCATACCGAGTTATGCCTCACTGCTGCTGATCGACAGGCAGCTTTCAATTCCTGAAGCCCTGGCGGCACTGTCATACCTCTGTTTATCGATTATCTTGCTTTTGCCTTATGCCTATCGTTGCTTTCATCATAATGTCGTTTTAAAAAGGAAGGGATAA
- a CDS encoding bifunctional 2-polyprenyl-6-hydroxyphenol methylase/3-demethylubiquinol 3-O-methyltransferase UbiG, protein MHSSEYELTIGNIVAVLEQQAIPYQFVGETALFLQDVLSEPVEVTVEVQWDLLEIIHETLLPYSPTSIEKTKDQGSFHFNMEKVPINVQCNYNKALRTDPYRIQIEMNGQHLWCQSLYEILDDHRYEALINSHLFELQMQMTEQNQAAWNQDNFQALINRHGEPGDVAAKIKQNPEGRLSTSFYRHMKPVEGKRIAHLMGSNGIKAVALSLLGADVTVVDFSKENAAFAGAVAEQADIDIHYVVSDVLSYTDKREDHAFDFVLMELGVLHYYISLDPLVQVINRLLKPGGTLVLHEFHPISTKLITSKGKKHKVSGNYFDPTIENREVAFSKYSADGEKEMMKVLQRKWTLGELITAVAKTDLIVKVLDEEPNQKVHDIGLPKLFTLVAQKPE, encoded by the coding sequence ATGCATTCATCAGAATATGAATTGACGATCGGCAATATCGTTGCCGTTCTCGAGCAACAAGCGATTCCCTATCAATTCGTTGGGGAAACTGCCCTTTTTTTACAAGATGTTCTGTCGGAACCGGTAGAAGTTACTGTAGAAGTGCAGTGGGATCTTCTTGAAATAATTCATGAGACACTTTTACCGTATTCACCGACATCTATTGAGAAGACGAAAGACCAGGGAAGTTTTCATTTCAATATGGAGAAGGTTCCGATAAATGTACAATGCAACTACAATAAAGCCTTAAGGACAGATCCTTACCGAATTCAAATTGAGATGAACGGGCAGCATCTTTGGTGCCAGTCACTTTATGAAATTTTGGATGACCATCGATACGAAGCGTTGATCAACAGCCATTTGTTCGAGTTACAAATGCAGATGACTGAACAGAATCAGGCTGCCTGGAATCAAGACAATTTTCAAGCATTGATCAACCGTCATGGTGAACCTGGTGATGTTGCTGCAAAAATAAAACAGAACCCTGAAGGAAGGCTGAGCACCTCTTTCTATCGCCATATGAAGCCTGTCGAAGGGAAAAGGATTGCCCACCTGATGGGATCGAATGGAATTAAGGCAGTCGCTTTATCATTATTAGGAGCGGATGTCACAGTCGTTGATTTCTCTAAGGAAAATGCAGCTTTTGCAGGGGCAGTTGCTGAACAAGCAGATATCGATATCCACTATGTTGTTTCAGATGTACTTTCTTATACAGATAAGAGGGAAGACCATGCATTTGATTTCGTCTTGATGGAACTGGGGGTGCTCCATTACTACATCAGTCTGGATCCACTTGTCCAGGTGATCAATCGATTACTGAAGCCGGGAGGGACTTTGGTGTTACATGAGTTCCACCCGATTTCCACCAAACTGATCACCTCGAAAGGGAAAAAGCATAAGGTAAGCGGAAACTATTTTGATCCTACGATTGAAAACAGGGAAGTCGCTTTTTCCAAGTATTCTGCTGATGGAGAAAAAGAAATGATGAAAGTGCTGCAGCGGAAATGGACGCTCGGTGAATTGATTACTGCAGTTGCCAAAACTGACCTCATTGTCAAAGTTCTTGATGAGGAACCAAATCAGAAAGTCCACGATATCGGTCTTCCCAAACTGTTTACCCTCGTGGCTCAAAAACCTGAATAA
- a CDS encoding carboxypeptidase regulatory-like domain-containing protein, whose translation MEDIVYTLTIEKEGYIKHTKQVDMARFEGELNVALAPVPEIAVIGDYWSAERNFASVFNEMGVEVTEIAESDAAEQIGNYDVVFFNDGDFNKSEFDAMMKAADEHETSVIFGEHYWSGSGIDQLVDLRGDPETRETFSGSTLAAGYQVTQEHPIFNGANVGDFIELLTPDASDIGAFDGYSGYPLATIKHEGDSEPYGTGLAYKPRTSGSMEVLMAGHGFYFSHDADDYTPVAKELLVNTVLWAAEAQYSTISGTITDEAGNPLDAEVKVDGMDFSDKTNPEDGTFSIAILDGEYEIEIQSFGYETETMTVDVSENSEPLTVEMDVRGDVGSISGVIENEKDGNAVEGATIDVLDVPRETTTNTQGQYSIERLEPGTYTLRVEKDGYVRQNIEVEITDSEEVTLPIELKPSPTVGVIVDITASGYTTLKEYLEERGYIVEYIGYEDTDLLAEMDLVFANSDYTGSQVPSETEFKAFLKALDETKTSVIWTGQDGGRGSIRYLKDYLNDPTTVFGGSEEGSQGIVVEEHPLTEGLDLNETFDIPARFDYYYGFDGYSGHTAVEFKNDNTGDQGSMVAYKGRTNNSVEILLGNMTISHVFNPDQYFDPVREKILENALLWALDNEEALVGELHGQVVNDQGMAVKATVEIAENGKTIETDSEGNFYAGLEEGSYELTMNAFGHEEKTFTVNISNGDTLEETFELTAENAGVVNGIVKDGETGDPIADASVSFLGTPIEASTDENGEFSVSVPEGEYDIKVLASGYGANTQSNVQVVAGEEVDLTFSMQTSQKLAVIGYSPNEARLVPFLESNGYDVDFYQRDDYESLQQALADYQLVIYNDKDYSMTNDQFRAFVEEANELEVSMIFVSQYGGGTIKSLADAYGDPESVRSSFESQSINVKVDQLHPIFSGFEVGDEIEILNNGNSNQQYSVYENFSGTTIGSLTHDEEGVLGEGIGIKYPTANNVHVLLSGLQAGGYGSPESRWTDEAKQIYLNAIDFATTASLGEIKGTVTDADGNPIANAKVAIPPEGIEVTTTDDGSYRLGVGVGHYEVKVQARGFVEQVKEADVAELGDSVTLNFTMEAIEGVSLSGHIINAETEDGIEGVQLTLTPEDPAGFVEETTTDVSGGYSFENLLPGNYELKMEVGGYLPSTEIITVGEEDVEANLTMNAYQVAVLGDVNDAVVNFLNDQEVYAESRDWNLLGQVEDYSLILVNTKEGTSEQVEQLIEETDEKQVSVVFVGTWGVGEGSIQLLEAAEGYPQKDQHGYDEGAVYIQPVKDHPLFEGLVDEGNEDTPIKVHAAKSPFSTFKDYPGMTLAKLLVDETEKGSSIAYEFRSESHMHLLLSSFAVTNIIGPEYGWTEEGKQLFTNSLKWAMDAEQQAPNAPEWDDEELKFKHEPVIVTGKADPGTTVHVYAERGNARNELGSVQTKPDGTFEIELEIGNGSYFLRAEAENFAGTAESENRLHVIVAGKPDTQPEAEATVKDGYVQLTWKAQDAERYVIERNGEQISEVKEVSFTDETVEPGQEYTYQIIAIMGDGEKISYDPLTVTIKGQQLAN comes from the coding sequence TTGGAAGACATCGTCTATACATTGACCATCGAAAAAGAAGGGTACATCAAGCATACGAAACAGGTCGATATGGCAAGGTTTGAAGGGGAGTTGAATGTTGCATTGGCTCCAGTACCTGAAATTGCTGTCATAGGTGATTACTGGTCAGCTGAACGAAACTTTGCTTCTGTATTCAATGAAATGGGAGTGGAAGTAACAGAAATAGCAGAAAGCGATGCTGCTGAACAAATCGGAAACTATGATGTCGTATTCTTTAACGATGGCGATTTCAATAAATCCGAATTCGACGCAATGATGAAAGCTGCAGATGAACATGAAACAAGTGTGATCTTCGGAGAACATTATTGGAGCGGATCTGGCATCGACCAACTTGTCGACCTAAGAGGTGATCCTGAAACAAGAGAGACCTTTAGTGGATCGACACTTGCAGCTGGATACCAGGTGACGCAAGAGCATCCAATTTTCAATGGCGCAAACGTAGGGGACTTTATTGAACTCCTCACGCCAGATGCAAGCGATATCGGTGCTTTTGATGGGTATAGCGGCTATCCTCTAGCAACCATCAAACATGAAGGAGATTCTGAACCATACGGTACCGGTCTTGCTTATAAACCAAGGACTTCAGGCAGTATGGAAGTACTGATGGCTGGACACGGGTTCTACTTCTCACATGACGCAGACGACTATACACCTGTAGCGAAAGAACTGCTTGTAAATACTGTATTATGGGCAGCAGAGGCGCAATACTCAACCATCAGTGGAACCATCACGGACGAGGCAGGGAATCCATTAGATGCTGAAGTAAAAGTCGACGGAATGGATTTCTCTGATAAGACGAACCCTGAGGATGGCACATTCTCAATTGCGATACTGGATGGTGAATATGAGATAGAAATTCAATCCTTTGGTTATGAGACCGAGACTATGACAGTCGATGTTTCTGAAAACAGCGAACCCTTGACGGTTGAAATGGATGTAAGAGGTGATGTCGGATCAATTTCCGGTGTCATCGAAAATGAAAAGGATGGAAATGCAGTTGAAGGCGCGACGATTGATGTTCTGGACGTTCCTCGAGAAACCACGACAAATACACAAGGACAATATTCAATCGAACGTCTTGAACCGGGAACGTATACGTTACGTGTAGAAAAAGACGGCTATGTACGTCAGAATATCGAGGTGGAAATCACAGACAGTGAAGAGGTCACACTGCCGATTGAATTGAAACCATCTCCAACTGTCGGTGTAATCGTCGATATTACTGCTTCGGGATATACAACATTGAAAGAGTATCTTGAAGAGCGCGGATACATTGTCGAATACATCGGTTATGAAGATACAGACCTTTTGGCTGAAATGGATCTCGTGTTCGCGAACTCAGATTACACTGGAAGTCAAGTGCCATCTGAAACAGAGTTCAAAGCCTTCCTGAAAGCATTGGATGAAACGAAGACATCCGTCATTTGGACAGGACAGGATGGCGGAAGAGGATCGATCAGGTACCTGAAGGATTATCTGAATGATCCGACCACTGTTTTTGGAGGTAGTGAAGAAGGTTCACAGGGAATCGTCGTTGAAGAACACCCGCTTACAGAAGGATTAGACTTGAACGAAACCTTCGACATCCCAGCACGTTTTGATTACTACTATGGCTTTGATGGATACTCCGGCCATACAGCAGTTGAATTCAAGAATGACAACACGGGTGACCAAGGCAGTATGGTCGCGTATAAAGGACGGACCAATAATTCTGTCGAGATTTTACTAGGAAATATGACAATCAGCCATGTATTCAACCCGGATCAATACTTCGATCCAGTCCGTGAAAAGATTTTGGAAAACGCACTCCTCTGGGCACTTGATAACGAAGAAGCCCTTGTTGGAGAACTCCATGGTCAAGTGGTCAATGATCAAGGAATGGCTGTAAAAGCGACGGTAGAAATTGCAGAGAATGGGAAAACAATTGAAACCGATTCAGAAGGAAATTTCTACGCAGGGCTTGAAGAAGGCAGCTACGAATTGACCATGAATGCATTTGGACATGAAGAAAAAACATTCACTGTAAACATTTCTAACGGAGATACTTTGGAGGAAACGTTTGAACTTACGGCAGAAAATGCAGGAGTCGTGAATGGAATCGTTAAGGATGGAGAAACAGGCGATCCTATAGCAGATGCTTCTGTTTCATTCTTAGGAACTCCAATCGAGGCTTCCACAGATGAAAATGGTGAATTCAGCGTATCGGTTCCTGAAGGGGAGTATGATATTAAAGTATTGGCTTCAGGATACGGTGCCAATACACAATCAAACGTTCAAGTAGTTGCAGGAGAAGAAGTCGATTTGACCTTCTCGATGCAGACATCTCAAAAACTTGCGGTCATCGGCTATAGTCCGAACGAAGCAAGATTGGTTCCATTCCTTGAATCGAATGGGTATGATGTCGATTTCTATCAAAGGGATGATTATGAATCCCTACAGCAAGCACTTGCGGATTATCAATTGGTCATCTATAACGATAAGGATTATTCGATGACCAATGATCAGTTCAGAGCATTCGTGGAAGAAGCGAATGAGCTTGAAGTTAGCATGATCTTTGTCAGCCAGTATGGCGGCGGAACGATCAAGAGTCTTGCTGATGCTTATGGAGATCCGGAAAGTGTCAGATCTTCATTCGAGAGCCAGTCGATCAATGTTAAAGTCGATCAGCTGCATCCGATTTTCAGTGGTTTTGAAGTTGGAGATGAAATCGAAATTTTGAACAATGGAAACAGCAATCAGCAGTATTCCGTTTATGAGAACTTCTCAGGAACAACAATCGGTTCTTTAACGCATGATGAAGAAGGTGTACTTGGTGAAGGAATCGGCATCAAGTATCCGACTGCCAACAACGTGCATGTCCTTTTATCCGGACTACAAGCTGGCGGATACGGTTCACCAGAAAGTCGCTGGACAGATGAAGCAAAACAAATCTACTTGAATGCGATTGATTTTGCGACAACAGCAAGTCTTGGTGAAATCAAGGGTACGGTTACCGATGCAGACGGAAATCCAATTGCAAACGCAAAAGTTGCAATTCCACCAGAAGGAATCGAAGTAACGACTACTGACGATGGATCTTACAGATTAGGTGTCGGTGTCGGTCATTACGAAGTGAAGGTTCAGGCACGAGGATTTGTCGAACAGGTCAAGGAAGCTGATGTAGCCGAGCTTGGAGATTCGGTCACGTTGAATTTCACAATGGAGGCAATCGAAGGCGTGTCGTTATCCGGACATATCATCAATGCTGAAACGGAAGATGGTATTGAAGGAGTCCAATTGACACTAACGCCAGAGGACCCAGCTGGATTTGTGGAAGAAACGACAACCGATGTCTCAGGAGGCTACTCATTCGAAAATCTTCTTCCGGGGAATTATGAGCTGAAGATGGAGGTTGGCGGTTACTTGCCATCAACAGAAATCATTACAGTTGGCGAAGAAGATGTTGAGGCGAATCTAACGATGAACGCTTATCAAGTAGCTGTTCTCGGAGATGTGAATGATGCGGTAGTCAATTTCTTGAATGATCAAGAAGTCTACGCAGAGTCTAGAGATTGGAATCTTCTTGGACAAGTAGAAGATTACAGCCTCATACTCGTCAATACGAAAGAAGGTACATCAGAACAAGTAGAACAATTGATTGAAGAAACAGATGAAAAACAAGTCAGCGTCGTGTTTGTTGGAACTTGGGGTGTCGGAGAAGGTTCGATCCAACTCCTTGAAGCAGCAGAAGGATATCCTCAAAAAGACCAGCATGGTTATGATGAGGGAGCAGTATACATCCAACCGGTGAAAGACCACCCATTATTTGAAGGTCTTGTGGATGAAGGAAATGAAGATACACCGATCAAAGTACATGCAGCCAAGAGTCCATTTTCCACGTTCAAAGATTATCCAGGCATGACATTGGCGAAATTGTTGGTAGATGAAACTGAAAAAGGATCCTCAATCGCGTATGAATTCAGAAGCGAAAGTCACATGCATTTACTGCTATCTTCCTTTGCTGTGACGAACATCATCGGTCCTGAATATGGTTGGACTGAAGAAGGGAAACAACTCTTCACCAACTCTCTGAAATGGGCGATGGATGCTGAACAACAAGCACCAAACGCCCCAGAATGGGATGATGAAGAATTGAAATTCAAGCATGAACCGGTGATCGTGACTGGAAAAGCTGATCCAGGTACAACGGTCCATGTATATGCGGAGAGAGGAAATGCTCGTAATGAACTTGGTTCAGTTCAAACGAAGCCTGATGGTACATTCGAAATCGAGTTGGAGATCGGAAACGGCAGCTATTTCCTTCGTGCTGAGGCTGAGAACTTTGCTGGGACCGCAGAGTCTGAAAATCGACTTCATGTCATCGTGGCAGGTAAACCGGATACCCAGCCTGAAGCAGAGGCAACAGTGAAAGATGGGTATGTTCAATTGACCTGGAAAGCCCAAGATGCAGAACGGTATGTTATCGAGCGAAATGGAGAACAGATTTCAGAAGTGAAAGAAGTTAGCTTTACGGACGAAACTGTTGAACCAGGCCAAGAATACACTTATCAGATCATTGCAATAATGGGAGATGGCGAAAAGATTTCCTATGATCCACTTACTGTTACAATAAAAGGCCAACAATTGGCTAACTGA